From Candidatus Dormiibacterota bacterium, a single genomic window includes:
- a CDS encoding fumarylacetoacetate hydrolase family protein has product MGAVLRLARFRDGRLTFFALLDDDGRARPIQGDPFADDPFLLPERAARESVPVAGWEPLPPCAPSKIVGVGRNYRDHIAELGHDAPEKPLLFLKPPSSILPTGGTILLPAAGGRVDFEGELGVVIGRRARHVPASRALDYVLGYTCVNDVTARDLQKSDVQFTRAKGFDTFCPCGPVIAIGLRPDDLAVETFVNGRRRQSSPVSRMIFGVAELVCFVSGVMTLLPGDLLATGTPEGVGPLHPDDEVTVSIDRIGRLTNRVEADRSAP; this is encoded by the coding sequence GTGGGGGCCGTTCTCCGGCTGGCCCGTTTCCGCGACGGCCGCCTGACCTTCTTCGCTCTCCTCGACGACGACGGGCGGGCGCGCCCGATCCAGGGGGATCCGTTCGCAGACGATCCGTTCCTTCTTCCGGAACGCGCCGCGCGGGAGAGCGTGCCGGTCGCCGGGTGGGAGCCCCTGCCGCCGTGCGCGCCGTCGAAGATCGTCGGGGTCGGGCGCAATTACCGGGATCACATCGCCGAGCTCGGCCACGACGCACCCGAAAAGCCGCTGCTCTTCCTGAAACCGCCGTCGTCCATCCTGCCGACGGGCGGAACCATTCTCCTGCCCGCGGCCGGCGGACGCGTCGATTTCGAAGGTGAGCTGGGCGTCGTCATCGGTCGCAGGGCACGGCACGTTCCGGCATCGCGCGCGCTCGACTACGTGCTCGGATACACGTGCGTCAACGACGTCACCGCCCGGGATCTCCAGAAGTCGGATGTCCAGTTCACAAGGGCCAAGGGGTTCGACACGTTCTGCCCCTGCGGGCCGGTCATCGCCATCGGCCTGCGCCCGGACGATCTGGCCGTGGAGACGTTCGTCAACGGCCGGCGGCGCCAGTCGTCCCCGGTATCCCGCATGATCTTCGGCGTCGCCGAGCTCGTTTGCTTCGTGTCCGGAGTCATGACTCTCCTGCCCGGAGATCTCCTCGCCACCGGGACCCCCGAAGGCGTGGGGCCCCTCCACCCGGATGATGAAGTGACCGTATCCATCGATCGGATCGGACGTCTCACCAACAGGGTGGAGGCGGATCGGTCGGCCCCATGA
- the efp gene encoding elongation factor P, whose amino-acid sequence MIQATQLRSGMAILHEGNLCRILSVQHITPGNWRGMVQAKLRNLKSGNSFEYRFRSEDRVEKADLEEHEMEFLYASGDDFHFMNTDTYDQVAITRQDLGQVVDYLVPNTKVLVEFYEHRPVGVELPITVDLKVVETQPGMKGATASNSGKPAVLETGLQVSVPQFIDVGDVVRIDTAEGKYLERAK is encoded by the coding sequence ATGATCCAGGCGACACAATTGCGTTCCGGCATGGCGATCCTCCACGAAGGAAACCTGTGCCGCATCCTGAGCGTCCAGCACATCACACCCGGAAACTGGCGCGGCATGGTGCAGGCCAAGCTCCGCAACTTGAAGTCCGGAAACAGCTTCGAGTACCGCTTTCGTTCGGAGGATCGCGTCGAGAAGGCGGACCTGGAGGAGCACGAGATGGAGTTCCTGTACGCCTCCGGGGACGACTTCCATTTCATGAACACCGACACCTACGACCAGGTCGCCATCACCCGGCAGGATCTCGGGCAGGTGGTCGACTACCTGGTTCCAAACACCAAGGTCCTGGTGGAGTTCTACGAGCACCGGCCCGTCGGGGTCGAACTTCCGATCACCGTCGACCTGAAGGTGGTCGAGACCCAGCCGGGGATGAAGGGGGCGACGGCCTCCAACAGCGGCAAGCCGGCCGTTCTCGAGACCGGGCTCCAGGTCAGCGTGCCGCAGTTCATCGACGTGGGTGACGTCGTGCGCATCGATACGGCCGAAGGGAAGTATCTCGAGCGGGCGAAGTGA
- a CDS encoding NAD+ synthase: MRARNEQRTFDIPADLDFEASTAAALLADFIRRETRKAGFSRAVLGLSGGVDSAATAALAVRALGAGNVVCALLPYRTSSPDSLSDARLMVRLLGTRSVRLAITPMIDAYFERQRRASALRRGNKMARERMAVLYDLSARERALVVGTSNKTELLLGYGTIFGDLACGINPLGDLYKTQVRGLALHLGVPGHIVLKTATADLWPGQSDEQDIGAPYVEVDRLLHLLVDRRASPQEAMALGFARPMVRRITRRISATQFKRRTPLIAKVSPRTVGIDFLYPRDWGR, from the coding sequence ATGAGGGCGCGAAACGAGCAACGGACGTTCGATATCCCGGCCGACCTCGACTTCGAGGCTTCGACCGCCGCCGCGCTGCTGGCCGATTTCATCCGGCGGGAGACCCGCAAGGCGGGATTCTCGCGCGCCGTCCTGGGGCTTTCGGGCGGTGTCGACTCCGCCGCCACGGCGGCTCTGGCCGTGCGGGCGCTGGGGGCCGGGAACGTCGTCTGCGCCCTCCTCCCCTACCGCACGTCGAGTCCGGACAGCCTGAGCGACGCCCGCCTCATGGTCCGCCTCCTCGGGACGAGGAGCGTGCGGCTTGCGATCACGCCGATGATCGACGCCTACTTCGAGCGACAGAGACGGGCGTCGGCGCTCCGGCGCGGCAACAAGATGGCGCGCGAGCGGATGGCGGTGCTCTACGATCTTTCGGCCCGCGAGCGGGCGCTGGTCGTGGGCACGAGCAACAAGACCGAGCTGCTCCTGGGGTACGGAACGATCTTCGGTGACCTGGCCTGCGGGATCAATCCGCTCGGGGACCTGTACAAGACCCAGGTCCGGGGGCTGGCGCTGCACCTCGGCGTGCCCGGCCACATCGTCCTCAAGACCGCGACCGCCGACCTGTGGCCCGGCCAATCGGACGAGCAGGATATCGGGGCCCCCTACGTGGAGGTCGACCGGCTCCTTCATCTCCTGGTCGACCGGCGCGCGTCGCCTCAGGAGGCCATGGCTCTCGGGTTCGCGCGTCCGATGGTCCGGCGCATCACCAGGCGCATCAGCGCGACGCAGTTCAAGCGGCGGACGCCGCTCATCGCGAAGGTCTCGCCGCGCACCGTCGGGATCGACTTCCTGTATCCACGCGACTGGGGAAGATAG